A window of Rosa rugosa chromosome 7, drRosRugo1.1, whole genome shotgun sequence genomic DNA:
aattgatgtaggacgagattttagctaatttcaacaaaaaatctcaaaaaaaaagaagcgtcttcacattaagaagaataatttgagtATTATAAATTGGTATttaaataggcttcttaatgatgaaattaatcataaattactcttttggatatatcgggattctcgagcaaaatcttgattgggattccaagcgtaatattctttagtatctaggattctatttctgatttttatttaatcaggtttaattaggtttcctagttttagtctacaataaattgttctttatgttttctagttgtattaggtttatgctatgtgccctatataaggcacctcttagattgtaattttcattcaagttatcaataaaaaaaactaaatattagagaagtttctctatgtttcttatggctgtgcccgtaattgctagtggattctagctcatctcatatagctttcgacgcttgacggagcctcttactatcgtgtacAAGCTTCCCGCATCAGAAATCAGTTCTATTTTCTTCTACATCAGAATAGATAACATAAAAGTGACACATTATTAGTGTTTAGAGTAGCACTTGACTCCTAACTTTAATCCCGTTCTCCTTCACCACCTAGGCTAAACCCAAACTGCAAATGTTACATACTACATACTAATTGACACATGGTTTGCATGCCTAATAGTTGCCAGGAAAAGCAAGAAAAAAGAGACAtggcaaaaacaaaacaaaggccTGGCCTGAGAGTAAATAATGGTATATTCTATTGAGTGTCAATCGTGGATACATGTCAAAGAACATAGAAGACTTCTCTATAAAATCTATTTATACAGCAAAAATATCTGTATCTCAAGAATAATAATAACTTAAAGCAGAGTATACGGTTTGCAGCACTGTCAGTATGAGCAAAATTAAAGCAGCAAAGGCCGAAACAAATGACCACGGTGTGTCAAAGTATCTGTACTTGAAGCTAGCCCATTGAACATGCCAACTATTCCGGTAATACTGATGAACATCATTGAACAATTTCGACAGATAACACCTATCATAATCAAAAGCCACATCCTTCCCCATATTGTTAATGAAACGAGCAATTTCCCCATCGTTCCCATAGCAATTCTCCATTATGTTTCTGTCACACAAATACTCGACATCCTTGTAACTGTTCACGAGGCAATCGAGGAATGTGGCATAAGTGGTGATCTGTTTCGAGCATGACTTGTGGCACTGCTCATAGGCCACGCAGTTCAACAAGAAAGCGCACATGAAATCGTCGATTGTGATGGATGGCATCTCGATCGCTCCACGCTTGAATTTGACCACCAAGAAGCTTTCGAATTCCTTAACATTGAGCTTGATACCAGCGCGACGAAGCTTAGACACACAATGTATTATGTGCGTTGGTGCACTGTTTCTTCTTTGTGGCTCTGCATAACCCGCTGGTATCACACTTGACCGCAACAAGTCAAGCAAATGCATACCTTCAGGCATTTAAGGGTTAGAAAATGCAGAACTATAGACAAAATAGCAGCAAGTAGTAATGTACTAAAACAAACTATCGACAAAAAAGAACTGTAATATATATGAGCATCAAAAGTAGAAATGTCATGGGATATTAGATCATCCAAATTTCATACCATACCTGTAAGACTATGGAGCTTTTCTATGACAGGGgcaggcctcatcatatggttGTTGAAGAATTCCAAAGCAAGCAAGGACAAGGATTTCACAGAGTCTTTACGATCTTCGGCCTTGGTTATCAGATCATACAAGTGCTCAAGAACAAAGTAGGGCATTTGGTTCTCAAGTCGAAGAAAATCCCTGACCATAAACGGTAGTATCCAAAACATATTAATGAGTGGATCATCACGCTCAAACCGAACCACATGCCCAACTTTTCGAAACAACTCAATCAAGAAGCAACCATCAACAACCATCATTTCTAGGAACTCATCAGTGCTGAGATGGATGGTCTCAGAGTAACACTCCCTGGCTCTAGCTTCCATTGGCTCTATGGACTTCAAGTAGTGCTGGAGAGTCAACCCTTTGGGCTCTGTTCTTGAAAGCAGAGAGCCCAGGTAGCGCCACTTGTGCTCCTCGATCATTCTGAGGTGGGGCTCCCCGCGGTGGTAGGGGCCGATGGAGACGATGTGGGGCTGGTAAGACTTGCCGTTTATCTCGAGGAGGCTCTGCGGGACTCGGAAGATGCAACAGGAGGCTTTGCCGGCAGCGTTGCTGAGGAGTCGTGGAGGGTCTGCGATCTTCTGATACATGGAAGCTAAGAGATCACTGTTCATTTCCCAGGTGGGGGTGACATGGTTGTGTTCTTCTTGAACTGGATTGGTATCCATGAAAAAACCAGATTGAGTGTTAACTTGAGTTTTCTGTGTTGCTATAGGACACCAAGGGGTTTGAGCGACAGCTAAGACAAGGACCAGGTACCTTGAGGGACAGGTCACTATAAGCGGCTTCAAAGTCCAAGAATCCCTCTGGATGGACCACATCTGTGGGATCCAGATGCACATGGAACTTTTTTCAGAAATGGCAGTGTAACAAGAGCTTTGGGTGGACTCAATTTGAACAGTGGACCATGGGCTGATCCAGAATGCATACCACCATGGGCTTTCAAAAACAAATTGGAGTACTATAGGTCTAACCCCCACTTCCCAGTGCCCATTGAACTAGATAATTATGATGGCACGATTACTACATGCTCCAAGCCCTCCAGTGCTACCCTTGTAGAAATTGAGCCTACGGTGTCAGTAACCCCAGTGGAGGAATTGGGATCCATCCAACCTACCTCGGTCAAAAGGAAACGAAGAGCCAAGAAGGCACAGGAGGAGGTTGATGAGGCCAAACCTACTAGCAAAAGATCCAAAATCATCCACAACCCTGGTCTCCGGCTGTCCACAACGGGCGGGAGAGGAAGAGGGCGTGGGCGAAGAGGGCGAGGGAGAGGAGGAGCGGTACTGGAGACTGAGAGGGACCTTCCCTACTCCACTGCCTCCGCTGTAATAGAAAAGAAGGAGAGCACAACAATGGGTATGGAGGACACAACCCCCCTCCAGGGCTGTGGTAGCTGGCCTAATGCAGCTGCACAGGATCAATGAATTGCATTTCTTGGAACTGTCAAGGATTGGGTAAGTCTTTGACAGTTCAAATTCTTCGGGAGATTACCCACTCCCATAATCCAAACTTCGTTTTCTTATCCGAAACACACAAAAGCAATCACTATGTTGATCGCATCCGGCGACAATTGGGATATTGCAAAGGTTACAATGTGGCACCTGTTAATACTGCGGGGGGCCTAAGTCTGTGGTAGAAGCCTAATTCGGTTGTGGATGTCTTAAACTTCTCAAAAAACTTTATCGATACAAGCATCCTTCTGCCAGGCACTGTTAAGCCGATCCGAGTCACTTGGATGTATGGTCCCCCTTATGGAGCAGACAAGGCATCTTACTGGGAACAATGGTACAATCAGAGTCACAATGATGAGATCCCTTGGTTAGTGATTGGGGACTTAAATGAGCTGATTAATCAACATAAGAGGGAGGGTGGCTCCCCTTGGCAAGCAGGTAGGAGAatgtttttgagaaattttGTCTCATCCAACTCACTTTTGGATCCTGGTTTTAAGGGCCAATGTTTTACTTGGGCTAGACAGGAAGATGAGGTGATTATTCTACAAGAACGATTGGACCGAAGTCTAGTGAATGCTTCTTGGCTACTGTCTTGGCCCAACACTTGTCTTACACACCTTACTCGTGTCGGGTCAGATCACTGCCCAATCTTTTTTAACTCGGAACCCACCTTGCCTAGGCATAAAGCTTTTTTTTAAGTTTGAAGCCTCGTGGGTCGATGAAGCAGATTCCTACCAGCTAATCAAAGACAGTTGGAAACCCTGTGACCACATTCCCAGCTTGGTTTAGTGGAGAGCTAATCTGATATCTTGCAGGAAGAACCTTCTAAAATGGAGCAAGAGTAGGTTTCCTCGCTGTAACAGAAGTGAGATTAAGGATTGTCTCCTTGAGCTGGACGAGTTACAATCATCAGCCCCATTCTCTTCGTTGGATAAACAACAGGAATTAACAAACAAGCTGGGAGCCTTATGGTTAAGGGAAGAGAAATTTTGGCACCAGAGATCCAGAATCAGTTGGCTAACCACCGGAGACTCTAATTCTCGGTTTTTCCATCTCTCTACCATAAACCGCCGACAAAGAAACAGGGTGGTAATGATACAGGATGACTCTAATAACTGGGTTACAGGTGAAGCTAAGATAAGGACTGAATTCGAAACTCAATTCCAGAGGAATTTCACTAGCTCTAGATCGAGACCTTGGGGAGATGTGTTTGTGGGTGTCCAATCTGTTATTACTGAGGAGATGAATAGAGGTCTCTTGGCCCCATTTACTCTAGATGAGGTAAAATCCACAGCTTTTCAACTGGGTGCTTTAAAGGCTCCTGGCCCAGATGGCTTTCCAGGGTTATTTTACCAGAAATATTGGAATATTGTGAATGAGATAGTGGGAGGGGCTTCTAGTGATTTCCTTGCTAGGAAGATCCGGGTCCAAAGCATCAACCAAACCCATATTGTACTCATTCCAAAAAttccaaacccagaaaaaacctCCCAATTTCGGCCTATTAGTCTCTGTAACAATTCCTACAAACTCCTACCAAACCGACTCAAGCTACTGCTGTCCAAGATCTCTCCTAATCAAAATGCTTTTGTCCCGGAAAGGCTAATTCAAGATAACATTATGGTTGCCCATGAAGCTTTTCACTACCTCCGTTTGAAGAGAGAGGGGGATAGTCATGAGGTTGGTATGAAGCTAGACATGAACAAGGCTTATGACAGGGTTGAATGAGATTTTCTCAAGGAAGCCCTCCATTTGTTCGGGTTTGCAGATGATTGGATCAACTAATCATGGATTGTGTTTCCACAGTATCTTTTTCTATTGTCCATAATGGGAACCCAGGTGGTTTTTTCTCCCCTACCTGAGGCCTAAGGCAAGGGGACCCCCTTTCCCCTTACCTTTTTCTAATTGTTAGTGAGGTCCTTTCCTTACGACTAACCAAATCTATCCATAATGGTGTTATTAATGGAGTCAGACTGGCCAGATCTTGCCCAACACTCTCACATCTCTTCTTCGCAGATGATTCTTTGCTTTTCTTGAAAGCTACTCTCCATAATTGTTGGCAGCTATCTTTTATACTCAAGGAATATTGCAGGGCCTCGGGGCAACTGATCAACTTCCAAAAGTCTAGCATCTACTTCTCACCGAACACCCCTGATCAGATGCAGAGATTGATGTGCCTCCTTCTTAATATTGAAGTTACATCCAACTCGGGGAATTATTTAGGTCTCCCCACTTTCTGGGGTAGATCTAAGAGTGAAGCTCTAGCTTTCATAAAGGAGAAAGTGGCAAACAAGATTGATGGGTGGAAAGAGAAAACTCTTTCTCAAGCGGGGAAAGAAATCCTAGTGACATCTGTTGCTATGGCAGTCCCCATGTATCCTATGACTTGTTTCAAATTCCCCAAAGGAATCTGTGATGATATTAATGCTGCTCTAGGAAATTTTTGGTGGGGAACTACTGAGAAAGGCGGTAAGATTCACTGGAAGAGTGGGAGTATTTGGGGAGGCCGAAGGAAGCTGGGGGTATGGGTTTTAGAGACCTGCATCATTTTAGTCTAGCCTTAATTGCTAAGCAAGCTTGGCGTCTCTTCCAGGACCTAGAGTCCCTCTGGGCAAAGGTACTGAAAGCTCGCTATTTCCCCAAGTGTGGCTTCATTGGGGCTACAAAAGGTCATAGAGCTTCCTGGGGCTGGTCGAGTCTGCTAGAAGCCAGGGACTTCATCACCCAAAACTGTAGTTGGCAAGTCATCTCTAGCTCTTCCATTAACATTTGTTAGGATCATTGGCTCCCCTTGGGCCAACCTCCAATCTTGGGTCCTATCCTAACTATGGGTGCAGTCCCTAATGATGCCCCCTCCCTGGTTATGGAGCTTATCGACAGGGACTCTTGCACATGGAAACTTGATAGGATACTGCACCTTGTACGGCCTTCGGAGATTAATAGAATCCTATCTATCCCCATTGAGGTGGGAAAGATCGATTAGTATGGAGTCTAACAAAGAGCGGTGTTTACTCAGTGAAGACGGGCTATCACTACATACATTAGACACTGGCAATCAGCTCTGGATCGAACAGATGCAGCACATCCCATTCCATCGATCCAAAGAGTTGGAAATTGCTGTGGAAGCTTCCTACAATACCAAAAATAAAGCATTTCTTTTGGAGAGCGTTGAATAAAGCAATTCCCACTTTTTTCAATCTCTACTGTAGGAAGCTACTGGGGTCCCCGATTTGTCCAATTTGTGGGAATAGTGAGGAAACTATTGAACACACTATTTTACAATGCCCATGGGTTGACTTAGTCTGGTTTAGCTCCCCCTTGGGTTTAAAAATAGAAAAGCAAAGCATCACTACTCTGGACTGCTGGTTAGCTAATATTGCTGGTACTATCAATAATACAGAGGAGAAGATTTGGGTTCTAACCTTGATCAGTTTCACCTGTTGGGCTATTTGGAAAGCCATATGCAATTTTGTCTACCAGAACAGCCAGCCTTCCCCCAAGATAGTGATTAGCCACAGTACAAATTCGGTAATGGAGTTTATGGAGGCTTCATCTTTACTCAAGTCAAAGCGGAGCAGAGCCCCTCCTCCGACTTGGTCTCTTCCTCCCTTTGGTGTGATGGCGGTGAACTGTGATGCAGCCTGACACGAACCAGATTCGAGTGGCCTGGGGGTGGTAATCAGGGATCATCTAGGAACCGTGAAGGAGGTGGAGCTACATCTTCCCGCTCTAGCTCTGTCAAAATGGCTGAAGCACAAGCTCTCCTTCTGTGTTTGGATTTGGCTGCCGATATGAACCTGAAGAAAATCAAAGTTCAATCAGACTCACTCAACCTCATATCTGATTTAAATTCAACTAGCACTGGGAAGAATTGGAGAACTCATCTGATTTTTGAAGAATTAAAATGGAGAAGGAGCTTCTTCAATCAAATTGATTGGGAATGGATTCCCCGGGAAGCAAATCGTGCGGCTCATGAAGCGTCCTTGCTTGGTAATCGGACGCTGGGTCTTTACAGATGGGTGGACTCGCCACCATCGTCTCTCTCAATGGTACTCAGAAACGATGGATTACCATGTCCTCATGTTGATACTCTGTAATCGGGACTTCTGAAGTTCCCTATTCTTTTGAGCTGTACGGCCTCCTTTCCTCCTCCTGTTTTGGGTAGAGTTGGAGGACCTGGCTTTCTTTTCCTGTACTGGGCCTTATCTGTTGATAGGTCTGTTTGTTGGGCTGTGCCCTCTTAATGAATTTCatgtttccaaaaaaaaaaaaaaaaagacaaggaCCAGGTAGAAATGATTATGTAACTAAAAGTGTAcgttttattatatttttattttttgaaaaagaaattaaacgaATAATATGACACCCCAAGGCCTAAACCTTGGAGTTACACACGAAATGATAaaaatttcctttttcattcgGCAGATCAAACGAAACTTAAAGTCTAAATTTTGGGGGTTAACCCATTACTAGTTTCATGGTAAAACCATTCTAGAGAAAGAATGAAAGATTAATTGGGATCCCAAATTTTCATACTCAAAATAAAGGCCTAGTCTGAAAGTAAATAATGATATATTATCGAGTGTAAATTGTGGATACATGTCAAAGAATATCGAATACTTTTCTATAAAATTTATTTATACAACAAAAATATTTTGACCTCAAGAATGATAATAACTTAAAACAGTGTATAAGGTCTGCAGCAAGGTGAATATGAGCAAAATCAACGCAGCAAAAGCTGAAATGAACGACCATGGAGTGTCAAAGTAAGTGTACTTGAAGCGTTCCCATTGAACAGTTCATGCCCATTGAACATGCCAACTATTGCTGAAATACTGATGAACATCATCGAACAATTTCGACAGATAACATCTGTCAATATCAAAAAGCACATCCTTACTCAAATTGTTAATAAAATGAGCAACCTCCTCATCGGTTCCGAAGTAATTCTCGATTATGTCTCTGCCAGCCAAACACTCGACATCCTTGTAAGTATTCACTAGGCAATCCAGCAACATTGCGTAAGTGGTGATGTGTTTGGAGCATGACTTGTGGCATTGCTCATAGGCTACACAGTTCAACAAGAAAGAGCTCATGAAATCGTCTATGGTGATTGGGGGTATTTCAATAACTCCACGCTTGAACTTGATCACCAAGAAGCTTTCGTAATCTTTAGGAGGGTAGAGCTTGATTTCAGCGCGACGAAGCTTTGAAATACCATGTATCATGTGGGTTGGGATTCTATTCATGCGTCTTGCAGGTTCAACATGGTCGGCTGGTATCACACTTGACCGGAGTAAGTCAAGCAAATGCTTACCTAAAATCAACACACATTATACAAAAAAACATGAGTAAAATGTAGTAAAACAAATTATCGAAAAAAATATTGCATCTAAAATCAGTTAAAAACGGAAAGTTCATCACATATTATCGAAATTTCAAACCATGCCTGTAAGACTATGCAGCTTTGCAATGACTTCTTTCGGCCTGTCCATATGGTTGTTGAAGAAGTTTAAAGCAAGCAAGGACAAAGACTTCACAGAGTCTTGACGAAAAAACATGAGTAAAtgtagtaaaataaaaaatcggaaaaaaaatattaacaaattacctataagttattgacaaaagatgacttaacaaatatatgctttaaagattgaattaaacatataaggactaaattttacaaataaggacaatctgctcttcACTTgacacatgtcatgagttaatttacttttttacccttaactactttttttgacttctaatgcttttataaggactaaatcttacaaataaggacaatctgctctccacttgccacatgccatgagttaatttatttttttacccttaactacttttttttttttttgaatcgaatAATTATCTTTATTGAAAGAAGCCTTAAGTCGGCTGATTACAATCTGATTGTAAAACGTCCAGAATGCATTCTGGAACCTTATCAATCCAAACTGATGTATAGTTTTCATCAAAATCTATGCTAGCTAGCCTATGAGCTACTGCATTACAAGTTCTAGGAGCAAAACAAATCTGCACTCCTGGGAAGGACGCCATAGTCATCCTGATATCATCAATAATTGCAGAATAATCAATCAGATCGTACCTTTGGTTTCCTATGTCCAAAGTAGCTTCCAGGCAATCAGACTCTATCACCACAGATTGTACCTTCAAAGATTGTAACAGTTGCAAACCTTCTTTGATTGCTAGGAGCTCTACCTGTTTGGCACTATCCACATGTTGTACTGGCTGTGTAAATGCAGCTTTGAAACCACCATCCCCATCACGCAAGACTCCTCCTAGACCACCTTTCAAATGGTTTGGTAAGAAACTACCATCTACGTACATTTAGTTTCCATCGCTTTTCTGGATCAGGCTTCCATGGTTTCTTTTGCATTTTAACTAGCTTGGCAGCAACATCATGTCGTGCCTTTCTAAACTCATCCAACCAAGAGAAGGAGCTGAACACAATATCAGTAGATGTTTGTGCACAACCATCCCAGAGTTTAGTGTTTCTGTTCTTCCACAATGCCCACAGTATCATAAGCAACTTCTCGAAAGTGTCTTGCTTTAGGTTCATAGCTTGCTCTAGCATCCACTCAATGAAGTTTAGATGTGGCAACAGACTAGCTTGCAGATTGAAAGGAGGAGATGATAAGATTATTTGAGCTGTAGGACACTTAAAAAAAATGTGCGCTCTATCCTCAAATCTTGCAGGACATAATAGGCAATCAGTGTCCCCCGTATAACCCTTCTGgagtaatttttcttttgtaggTAGAAGATTTTGGCATGCACGCCAGATACAAATTTGTACCTTTCCTGGAACATGTGCTCGCCAAATTATTTTCCACAGAACATGATAAGGGTTTCCCTGAGAAGAGGATGTAAGCACATTTCCTAACACCTTCTCTCGTGCAATCCAATAAGCAGACTTAACAGAGAAGAAACCTTTGCGTGCAGGTCTCCAAAAGAAAGTATCCTTAATGTTTCTTCTACTCAATGGAATACAGAGTATTTTTTCAGCAATATCATAAGGGAAAGTACCTCGAATTTTCACTGTGTCCCAAACCCGCGCTCTAGCATCAATAAGATCTGCTACAACTTCCAAATTGGTGTTGGGTGGCTTTTGAATGCGATACTGTGGGCAGTTTGGAATCCATTTATCACACCAAATATTAATGTTATTTCCCTCCCCAACATGCCACTGAATTCCCGCTTTTAGCACTGGTCTGCCTTGTAAAATGCTTCTCCATGAGAAGGATGGAGCGTCACCAAGTTCAGCTTCCCAAAAGGAACAAGATGGAAAGTATCTGGCCTTGAATAATCTAGCAATAAGAGAGTCAGGATGGGAGAGAATTCTCCATCCTTGTTTTGCCAGCATGGCTAAATTATACgcatatatatttttgaatCTCATACCTCCTTCATTCTTTGTGAGACAAAGCCTTTCCCAGCTTCTCCATTGaatcttcttttttccttcagTGCCAccccaaaaaaaagaagcacaAAGCTGGTGAATATCATCAGAGAGACCCTTCGGTAATAAATAACAGTTCATGGCATAAAGAGGCATTGTCTGGGCTACTGCTTTGatcaaaatttcttttcctgctGAACTTAGAATTTTTGACTTCCAACTGATAAGCTTTTTTGTCAACTTTTCTTTTGTAAACCCTTAACTACTTtgtttgacttctaatccctttatattactttttttttttctaagaatGATCCTtcatgttaatttttttttatatgaaaatAATCCCCTTATGTTACttttcaaaagcaaaaaaaaaaaaaattctctatcTTTTACACGTTCCTAAGAGAGAGAATCTCAGAACTTTTCGTCAAACTTCTTTGCAATAAACGTGTCCTTGGTTCAGTAGCAGCTTCATGTGCAGCAGCAAGAGCAGCAACAatagcagtagcagtagcaggagcagGAGCAATAGCAGTAGCAGTTGCAGGAGtagtagcagtagcagtagcacATGGCATTACAT
This region includes:
- the LOC133723698 gene encoding UPF0481 protein At3g47200-like isoform X3, whose amino-acid sequence is MNSDLLASMYQKIADPPRLLSNAAGKASCCIFRVPQSLLEINGKSYQPHIVSIGPYHRGEPHLRMIEEHKWRYLGSLLSRTEPKGLTLQHYLKSIEPMEARARECYSETIHLSTDEFLEMMVVDGCFLIELFRKVGHVVRFERDDPLINMFWILPFMVRDFLRLENQMPYFVLEHLYDLITKAEDRKDSVKSLSLLALEFFNNHMMRPAPVIEKLHSLTGMHLLDLLRSSVIPAGYAEPQRRNSAPTHIIHCVSKLRRAGIKLNVKEFESFLVVKFKRGAIEMPSITIDDFMCAFLLNCVAYEQCHKSCSKQITTYATFLDCLVNSYKDVEYLCDRNIMENCYGNDGEIARFINNMGKDVAFDYDRCYLSKLFNDVHQYYRNSWHVQWASFKYRYFDTPWSFVSAFAALILLILTVLQTVYSALSYYYS
- the LOC133723698 gene encoding UPF0481 protein At3g47200-like isoform X2; the encoded protein is MPYFILEHLYDLITKAEDRKDPVKSLSFLALEFFNNHMMRPDPVIEKLHSLTVQEEHNHVTPTWEMNSDLLASMYQKIADPPRLLSNAAGKASCCIFRVPQSLLEINGKSYQPHIVSIGPYHRGEPHLRMIEEHKWRYLGSLLSRTEPKGLTLQHYLKSIEPMEARARECYSETIHLSTDEFLEMMVVDGCFLIELFRKVGHVVRFERDDPLINMFWILPFMVRDFLRLENQMPYFVLEHLYDLITKAEDRKDSVKSLSLLALEFFNNHMMRPAPVIEKLHSLTGMHLLDLLRSSVIPAGYAEPQRRNSAPTHIIHCVSKLRRAGIKLNVKEFESFLVVKFKRGAIEMPSITIDDFMCAFLLNCVAYEQCHKSCSKQITTYATFLDCLVNSYKDVEYLCDRNIMENCYGNDGEIARFINNMGKDVAFDYDRCYLSKLFNDVHQYYRNSWHVQWASFKYRYFDTPWSFVSAFAALILLILTVLQTVYSALSYYYS
- the LOC133723698 gene encoding UPF0481 protein At3g47200-like isoform X1, encoding MWSIQRDSWTLKPLIVTCPSRYLVLVLAVAQTPWCPIATQKTQVNTQSGFFMDTNPVQEEHNHVTPTWEMNSDLLASMYQKIADPPRLLSNAAGKASCCIFRVPQSLLEINGKSYQPHIVSIGPYHRGEPHLRMIEEHKWRYLGSLLSRTEPKGLTLQHYLKSIEPMEARARECYSETIHLSTDEFLEMMVVDGCFLIELFRKVGHVVRFERDDPLINMFWILPFMVRDFLRLENQMPYFVLEHLYDLITKAEDRKDSVKSLSLLALEFFNNHMMRPAPVIEKLHSLTGMHLLDLLRSSVIPAGYAEPQRRNSAPTHIIHCVSKLRRAGIKLNVKEFESFLVVKFKRGAIEMPSITIDDFMCAFLLNCVAYEQCHKSCSKQITTYATFLDCLVNSYKDVEYLCDRNIMENCYGNDGEIARFINNMGKDVAFDYDRCYLSKLFNDVHQYYRNSWHVQWASFKYRYFDTPWSFVSAFAALILLILTVLQTVYSALSYYYS